One genomic window of Cottoperca gobio chromosome 10, fCotGob3.1, whole genome shotgun sequence includes the following:
- the pola2 gene encoding DNA polymerase alpha subunit B yields the protein MALVTGESLKSELDMFNIDCQDDSVLDKMVEQCMCNRIQVDQMVLEWVAYSATNNGLHLTTDTLEHFEHEVLNKKNKSKQSFRKEETLNRTRDIHSLQDLIKAEEEEENLLDSYSTPAKGSQKRALTTPEHPHSKRSTALLTSPGLLLSPASFSPSSTPSHKYSQRGAKGEVVVSFGAVQGTRWAGRKDLGADVQLELLEGPEDSLRSSYKYMFQRLRDVRNVLTEKIEELGDGLRSHFNIDEFSPVSLPAQDSITVLGQVCCDSNGKLNAQSVLLEAGPEQGGQQVPVDLSELKDYSLFPGQVVVMEGMNTTGRKLMASKLYEGVPLPFYTSEVKMETDEVIAEPLNVLVACGPYTPSDSLTFDPLLDLINVIVRDRPDVCLLLGPFVDSKHEQIEKAQVTEMFEAIFSRCIESIVDGTKSVGCRLVFVPSQRDIHHHFIYPQPPFTLPNLSKDEAQRVTLVPDPCTLLIDGVTFGLTSTDILFHMGAEEISCGTGTDRFSRILKHMLTQRSYYPLYPPVEEVNMDYEKFQIFGQMPLTPDVLIIPSELRYFVKDVVGCVCVNPGRLTKGQVGGTYGRLIIQRSATSDDGRRASPCLAAQVVKI from the exons AGCAGTGTATGTGTAACAGGATACAGGTAGATCAGATGGTGCTGGAGTGGGTGGCCTACAGCGCCACAAATAATGGACTACATCTCACCACGGACACCCTGGAGCATTTTGAACATGAG GTGTTGAACAAGAAGAATAAATCCAAACAAAGCTTCAGAAAAGAAGAAACTCTTAACAGAACCAGAGACATCCACTCTCTACAGGACTT AATCAaagctgaggaagaggaggagaatctACTGGACTCTTACTCTACTCCGGCTAAG ggctCTCAGAAGCGAGCGCTGACCACTCCTGAACACCCTCATTCAAAAAGAAGTACAGCTCTGCTGACCAGTCCGGGCCTGCTGCTGTCTCCTGCCAGCTTTTCTCCCAG TTCAACACCCTCACACAAGTACAGCCAGCGAGGAGCGAAAGGGGAGGTGGTGGTTTCATTCGGGGCCGTGCAGGGCACCCGCTGGGCAGGCAGGAAGGATTTAGGCGCCGACGTCCAGCTGGAGCTCCTGGAAGGGCCTGAAGACTCGCTCCGCAGCAGCTACAAGTACATGTTTCAGAGGCTGCGCGATGTTCGAAATG TGCTGACGGAGAAGATAGAGGAGCTCGGCGACGGCCTCAGGTCTCACTTCAACATCGACGAGttctcccccgtctctctgccCGCTCAG GACAGTATAACAGTGTTGGGTCAGGTTTGCTGTGACAGTAACGGCAAATTGAACGCACAGTCGGTTCTGTTGGAGGCGGGACCGGAGCAAGGCGGTCAGCAAGTGCCTGTCGATCTATCAGAGCTTAAAGACTACTCCCTGTTTCCTGGTCAG GTGGTAGTGATGGAGGGGATGAACACAACGGGGAGAAAACTGATGGCTTCCAAACTCTATGAG gGGGTCCCTCTTCCTTTCTACACTTCTGAGGTGAAAATGGAGACGGATGAAG TTATTGCAGAGCCCTTGAATGTACTGGTGGCATGCGGACCGTACACTCCCTCTGACagcctgacctttgaccctctgCTGGACCTAATCAATGTCATTGTCAGGGATCGTCCTGATGTCTGCCTGCTG CTGGGCCCGTTCGTGGATTCCAAACACGAACAAATTGAG AAAGCTCAGGTGACCGAGATGTTTGAGGCCATTTTCTCAAGATGTATCGAAAGCATTGTGGACGGGACCAAAAG TGTCGGCTGCCGCCTGGTGTTTGTGCCCTCCCAAAGAGACATCCACCATCATTTCATCTACCCACAGCCTCCCTTCACCCTGCCCAACCTCAGCAAGGACGAAGCccag CGTGTCACCTTGGTGCCCGACCCCTGCACCCTGCTGATTGACGGTGTCACCTTTGGCCTGACGTCCACTGACATCCTGTTCCACATGGGCGCAGAGGAGATCAGCTG CGGCACTGGAACGGACAGGTTTTCACGCATACTGAAACACATGCTGACCCAGAGGAG TTACTACCCGCTGTACCCGCCTGTGGAGGAGGTGAACATGGATTATGAGAAGTTCCAGATCTTCGGTCAGATGCCGCTGACCCCCGACGTCCTCATTATTCCCTCCGAGCTGCGCTACTTTGTCAAG GATGTGGTCGGATGTGTATGTGTCAATCCTGGACGGCTGACCAAAGGCCAGGTGGGCGGGACCTACGGCAGGCTGATCATTCAGCGCAGCGCTACATCGGACGACGGGAGGAGAGCGAGCCCCTGTTTGGCTGCTCAGGTGGTGAAAATCTaa
- the LOC115014871 gene encoding uncharacterized protein LOC115014871, producing MLTLTATMRTIRKEYEPYLEESAPRWQQQLEEKTQASLGKRMEEYLRSCLKNTEERVTKSSADRPLHSQGPTAMSQKMAAPPKHYSQNHHMNYNKDGSPRLPYMQSSRQTHPQSQTATFPIRAPCQPQGSSQDPRSFLPHPHSVQLHHPASTPGHHHPRQNPAGWASLQPDYPWSIAAGAAGITSCSQALLGQLYTEEPPPEMGVAQEEADTSEAPRSSKGERDGGGRRSHLSQELDIKPVRLSGGHVESSGSSRKSSEVSREKKKKRGTSQRSSSDRESCSSQESSGTSSAIVIAAAAVVQSSESDASSDKGRTSTRTRRSGGLAVGSPRAEKVAKGSKGGDSGSHKEESQSTSEEVRNLIEESKSEKAGNPDDKSESCAEESGSQREEESGSASIKLITKVEMK from the exons ATGTTAACGCTCACTGCCACCATGAGAACTATTCGg AAGGAGTATGAACCTTACCTGGAGGAGAGTGCCCCCCGCTGGCAGCAGCAACTCGAGGAGAAAACACAGGCTTCTCTGGGGAAG AGGATGGAGGAGTATTTGAGGTCATGTCTAAAGAACACAGAGGAACGAGTGACAAAGTCTTCTGCAGATCGACCTTTACATTCACAAG GCCCTACCGCAATGTCACAAAAAATGGCTGCACCGCCAAAGCACTACAGCCAAAACCACCACATGAACTACAACAAAGATGGCTCCCCTCGTCTCCCTTACATGCAGTCTTCCCGGCAGACCCACCCTCAATCCCAGACGGCTACGTTTCCTATCAGAGCACCCTGTCAACCTCAGGGTTCCTCTCAAGACCCTCGATCTTTCCTCCCACATCCTCACTCAGTGCAGCTCCACCACCCGGCCTCCACACCCGGTCATCATCACCCCAGGCAAAATCCAGCAGGCTGGGCTTCCCTGCAGCCCGACTACCCCTGGTCCATTGCTGCTGGTGCGGCTGGGATCACTTCATGCTCTCAGGCTCTGTTGGGTCAGCTCTACACGGAGGAGCCTCCTCCTGAGATGGGGGTGGCACAGGAGGAGGCTGACACCAGCGAAGCACCAAGAAGCTCAAAGGGAGAGCGAGATGGAGGAGGCAGGAGAAGTCATTTGTCCCAGGAGCTGGACATCAAGCCAG TCCGGCTGTCTGGTGGCCATGTAGAGAGCAGCGGGAGCAGCAGGAAGTCCAGTGAGgtcagcagagagaagaagaagaagagaggcacATCACAGCGTTCCTCCTCAGACAGAGAAAGCTGCAGCTCTCAGGA GTCGTCTGGGACTTCCAGTGCCATTGTCATTGCTGCAGCCGCAGTGGTCCAAAGCTCAGAAAGTGACGCCTCATCAGACAAAGGCAGAACCAGCACGAGAACGAGGAGAAGTGGGGGTCTTGCTGTTGGATCACCAAGGGCTGAGAAGGTGGCAAAGGGAAGCAAGGGAGGTGACTCAGGGAGTCACAAAGAGGAGAGTCAGTCTACTAGTGAGGAAGTAAGAAATCTAATTGAGGAATCCAAAAGTGAAAAAGCAGGTAATCCTGACGATAAATCAGAGAGCTGTGCAGAGGAGTCTGGATCCCAGAGGGAGGAGGAATCAGGAAGTGCAAGTATAAAATTGATAACGAAGGTGGAGATGAAATAG